The window GCCGATGTTGATGCCCTGAACGCCGACCGGGCCGGTCTGCCGGGCGGCATCGCCGGCGAGCCAGACACGGTCACGACCGAACTGGCGGGCGAGCTGGGGGGTGAAGACGACGTGGGCAACCCAGTCGATTTCCTGAACGCCGGCATCGTACCAGGGAGCGCGCCGGCGGATCCGATCGGTCCAAAGCCGGCGGAGCGGGCGTTCATGGGCATGATCGAGCCGGGCGAACAACTCGGCGCATTGGGGGTCGGACTCCGACTCGTTGGGTTCCCGCTGAAGGGTCCAGCGTCCCAGGCCGCCCGGAAGAGGCCAGAAGGCGTCGGTCGTTTGGGGGCTCCAGGCGACGCGGAACTCGGTGCCGGGGTCGGCGGCCGGGGTGAACTCGATGACATCGAAGGCCGCCGGGGGGCCGAGGACGTCCGTGGGGATGCCCAGGCATTGACGGACGTGGGAGTGGGCGCCATCGGCGCCGACGAGGTACTGGGCTCGGACGTCGAGGGAGTTCTCGACCATTTCCTCGGAGCGGGCGAAGGGATAGCCGACGGAGGTGACGCCGAGCTTCTCGACGCCGGCCGTGACGGCATTGTCGCCCGACTGGCAACGATCGAGCCGATGCCCCCACCGGATCTGGACACCGGCGGCCTGGAGGGCGTCGGCGAGGATCGCTTCGAGGCGATGCTGCGGCAGGACGAGGAGGTAGGGGAAGGCGGAGGGGATGGCTTCCCATCGCAGCTCCGCACGGCGGTGATGGCTTTCGTAGAAGGCGGCGACATCGACCCGGGCTCCCTGTTCCAGGGCGGCATGGTGAAGTCCAAGGCGGCTCAGGACTTCCATGGAGGACGGGTGCAGGGCACAGGCGTAGCTTTCGGCCGCGAAACGCCAGGCCCGGTCGATGATCTCGACCTGCACGCCGGCGCGTGCGAGTTCGAGTGCGGTGAGGAGGCCGACGGGCCCCGCCCCCACCACCAGGACATCCGTTGTTGGAGAGAGGGTAGCCATGGGGGGAGCGTCATGCCGGCTCCCCCGGGGTGCAACCGTTCGGTGGCGAACGGGCTGCCGAACAGGCGGGCGCTAAGGCGGGCGCTAAGGCGGGCGCTAGACGGTCACCGTCTGGCCGGGGACGGCGATGGGATAGAAGCCGTCGGCGTCGGGGTTGACGGGGGCTGGGGCATCCCAGGCATAGGTCTGGGGCATGACATCGATCTGGGAGTTGAAGGCGGCGTCCCAGGCAATTTCGCGGCCGGAATAGGTCGCCATGCGGCCGAGGACGGAGAGCATGGAGCTGTAGGCGCCGTAGAAGGCCTCATTGAACGGCAGATCGTTGCGGATGGCGTTGAAGAGATGATCGTGCTCCCGCTGGTAGGGATCGAAGCCTTCACGGACTTCACGGGGGGCGCGCCACGGGGTTTCGCCGGCGATGACACCGGCTCCGACGTTGCAGGAACCCTTGGTGCCGACGACGTGTTCCGAGACGCTGCTCCAGCAGCCGCGGATGTGGCGGCACTCGCTGAACATGGTGGAGCCATCCGGGTAATCGAACTGGACGGCGTGGTGATCGAAGATCTCGCCGTGTTCCCTGCCGTTGCGGACCTGTCGGCCGCCCATCCCGCGCGCGCGGACCGGATGGACGATCGGGGTGGCGCCGGTGGGATCGTAGGGGCGGCCCTGTTTGACCCACTGGATGACGTCGAGGTTGTGGATGTGCTGCTCGCAGATGTGATCGCCGGAAAGCCAGACGAAGTAGTACCAGTTGTACATCTGGTATTCCATTTCGGTGGGCGGGCGGCCGAGACGGCGGGCGAGGTCGGCGCGGGAGCGGACCCAGACGCCTCCATCGTTCCAAAAGGCGC is drawn from Verrucomicrobiia bacterium and contains these coding sequences:
- a CDS encoding FAD-dependent monooxygenase, yielding MATLSPTTDVLVVGAGPVGLLTALELARAGVQVEIIDRAWRFAAESYACALHPSSMEVLSRLGLHHAALEQGARVDVAAFYESHHRRAELRWEAIPSAFPYLLVLPQHRLEAILADALQAAGVQIRWGHRLDRCQSGDNAVTAGVEKLGVTSVGYPFARSEEMVENSLDVRAQYLVGADGAHSHVRQCLGIPTDVLGPPAAFDVIEFTPAADPGTEFRVAWSPQTTDAFWPLPGGLGRWTLQREPNESESDPQCAELFARLDHAHERPLRRLWTDRIRRRAPWYDAGVQEIDWVAHVVFTPQLARQFGRDRVWLAGDAARQTGPVGVQGINIGFREAVSLADALSRILLHAASPSLLESYQQERRTEWSFLLGASSGLTPRPGAPAWTSENRARLLPCLPGSGPELGLLAAQLGLAAL
- a CDS encoding Gfo/Idh/MocA family oxidoreductase, with the translated sequence MTPSSAPRSPVSRRSFLRNSTTAVGAVALAQLATERFALGASPGDTVKVALVGCGGRGGGAADQALQTTGSTRLVALADAFRDRLDGTYNHLANRHKDKVDVPEDHRFVGFDAYKQAIALADVVILATPPGFRPIHFEEAVRQGKHVFMEKPVAVDAPGVRKVIAAAQEANRKNLKVGVGLQRHHQPIYTETVKRLHEGAIGDIVSMRAFWNDGGVWVRSRADLARRLGRPPTEMEYQMYNWYYFVWLSGDHICEQHIHNLDVIQWVKQGRPYDPTGATPIVHPVRARGMGGRQVRNGREHGEIFDHHAVQFDYPDGSTMFSECRHIRGCWSSVSEHVVGTKGSCNVGAGVIAGETPWRAPREVREGFDPYQREHDHLFNAIRNDLPFNEAFYGAYSSMLSVLGRMATYSGREIAWDAAFNSQIDVMPQTYAWDAPAPVNPDADGFYPIAVPGQTVTV